The Acetobacter oryzifermentans genomic interval CAAGCTGCGGAGCATCAAGACCAGATAACGCCCTCTGGCCATTAAAGCCAAGATTTGTAGCTGCAACATTTCACCCGCGCTGCGCAGTGTTATGTGTGCAGCATTTCACGCAAAAAGGATACAGGAGAGTAATCCTGTATCCTTATGGGCCACCATTGCAGCATCAGTTCCCGATTTTGATTAAACGGGAAGCACGACTAAGTGCAATAATCGGGAAAAGCTGCCGGTAAAGATCATAACGCAGCATAAAGGCGCGTGAGAGTTCGGCCCCCTGCATCAGGCGCTTTGAAATGGCCGGATCATCCAGTTTGATGGTTTGGCCCACACCGTAGCCGGGAAAGCCCGTGCCAGTGAATTCCTTTTCATTCCAGCTTCCGTCTTCTTCTTGCAAATCAATCAAATAACGGCAGCCTTTGGCGATGGCATCATAATCCTGGGGTCGGTTGGCGGCTATCAGCCCCATAAGCGCCCATGCCGTTTGAGATGGCGTTGTGGTGCCGCGGCCAATGGATTCCACTTCCATGTAGGAAGCGCAGCTTTCGCCCCAGCCACCATTTTCCTGCTGGGAGTTAATCAGCCAATCGCATGCCTTGGAAATGTAGGGCTGTGTCATGTCCTCACCCAAGGCAGCCAGAGCGGGCAGAACGGCCCCTGTGCCATACAGGTAATTCACACCCCAACGGCCAAACCACGGCCCTGTGGGGTCTTGCTCCTTGCGGATATACGCAAGCCCACGCTGAATACACGGCAGATCATGCGGAAGGCCCAACAAGCCAAACGCTTCCAGAACATGCGCTGTTACGTCTACCGATGGCGGGTCTAGAGCTTCCCCAAAATCGCAGAACGGAATTTTGGCAAGAATGCCCTTATTGTTGTCTTTGTCAAAAGCACCCCAACCACCGCAAGAACTCTGCATAGCTACCAGCCACCGAACACCACGGCCAATGGCTTCTTCTACGCCTTTGGCTTTCCATTCTGGCCTGTTGCGGCAGGATGCAAGGGCAATGAGTGCAACGGCGGTATCATCTGTATCGGGGTATCTGTCATTGGCGTATTCAAACGCCCAACCGCCGGGTTCTGTGTTGGGGAGCTTAACAGACCAATCCCCTTTTACGCGCACTTGGCGGGATAGCAGCCAATCCAGAGCTTTATCCATTTCTGGGGTAAAGCGTTCTTCGGCATTGGCATCATGCAGCGCCATGAGGGAGAGCATAGTATCCCACACTGGGCTGTTTGTGGCCTGAATCCAGCTGGCATCTCCTTTATCATGCCGCCAACCGGGATCATTCAGCGCATCAAGGGCCTTGGCCATAACAGGATGATGGAATTGGTAACCCTCACCATGCAGGGCCATCAGACCATACACCCACGGCGGCTGAATGCCCCCCCATCCGCCATCTGCATCCTGATGCCAGATAATCCATTCCAGCACGTCTTTAATGGCGGCTTCCCGCGAAGGAGCGCGCTTGAGGAAAGAGGTTTGGAGCCAATGCAGCCCTTTGTCAGCCATACGGAAGAAATC includes:
- the shc gene encoding squalene--hopene cyclase; its protein translation is MNMASRFSLKKILRSGSDTQGTNVNTLIQSGSSDIVHQKPAPQVPADMSALKAMGNSLTHTLSSACEWLMKQQKPDGHWVGSVGSNASMEAEWCLALWFLGLEDHPLRPRLGKALLEMQRPDGSWGTYYGAGSGDINATVEAYAALRSLGYAEDDPTVSKAAAWIISKGGLKNVRVFTRYWLALIGEWPWEKTPNLPPEIIWFPNNFVFSIYNFAQWARATMMPLAILSARRPSRPLRPQDRLDALFPGGRENFDYELPTKEGRDVIADFFRMADKGLHWLQTSFLKRAPSREAAIKDVLEWIIWHQDADGGWGGIQPPWVYGLMALHGEGYQFHHPVMAKALDALNDPGWRHDKGDASWIQATNSPVWDTMLSLMALHDANAEERFTPEMDKALDWLLSRQVRVKGDWSVKLPNTEPGGWAFEYANDRYPDTDDTAVALIALASCRNRPEWKAKGVEEAIGRGVRWLVAMQSSCGGWGAFDKDNNKGILAKIPFCDFGEALDPPSVDVTAHVLEAFGLLGLPHDLPCIQRGLAYIRKEQDPTGPWFGRWGVNYLYGTGAVLPALAALGEDMTQPYISKACDWLINSQQENGGWGESCASYMEVESIGRGTTTPSQTAWALMGLIAANRPQDYDAIAKGCRYLIDLQEEDGSWNEKEFTGTGFPGYGVGQTIKLDDPAISKRLMQGAELSRAFMLRYDLYRQLFPIIALSRASRLIKIGN